A region from the Brachyspira pilosicoli genome encodes:
- a CDS encoding SurA N-terminal domain-containing protein: MSSNKKIAIKKKSPVIKTLQWIGVSAVSILLIIYFLVIDTRGSQKTPTIGSVNGTPIYYTSTSPYGKAFREIENYYQQFGIPMNADVYANIEDLAFRRAVTTILLDDLAAKNIAVSDKIILQYMQSQFIDSNGNYNQMAYDAFIKNTPQAEKIRIEKDLKETIMAQTIALELFNGVKVNSLELERQYIKNLTKRDIEMLYIDASEIVRSADILEVDIDKYFNDNKTNFVQADISWILMANAKDAENVYKTLKNDITLFDKTVVEKSIYTNDYHLGYVTRMEIDKNIADRVFTNTQTNILLSPINVNGVYYIVLINDIRLPEKYTDVNTGVLRDSYLNDNLKVLIEAEKSKQVEVLKNAVANNNNFAALNNGNIKYYKSSVPFSYAQGLVNATDGNVIPESSSPIFNSTVFSLNVGDKSEVIKLNNGVAVIKVLSEEKADINKLASLDTAQKNAAKRELLNSSVANISIEWENRSIEEAKIKRHKVR; the protein is encoded by the coding sequence ATGTCATCTAACAAAAAAATAGCAATCAAAAAAAAGAGTCCCGTAATTAAAACTTTGCAATGGATTGGAGTATCTGCTGTATCCATTTTGCTTATAATATATTTTTTAGTAATAGATACTAGAGGAAGCCAAAAAACTCCTACAATAGGTTCTGTTAATGGCACTCCTATTTATTATACTTCTACAAGTCCTTATGGTAAAGCTTTTAGAGAAATAGAAAATTATTATCAGCAATTTGGAATACCTATGAATGCTGATGTATATGCCAATATAGAAGATTTGGCCTTTAGAAGAGCTGTTACTACTATACTTTTAGATGATTTAGCTGCAAAAAATATTGCAGTAAGCGATAAAATAATACTTCAATATATGCAAAGCCAATTTATAGATAGTAACGGCAATTACAACCAAATGGCTTATGATGCTTTTATTAAAAATACTCCTCAAGCAGAAAAAATTAGAATAGAAAAAGATTTAAAAGAAACTATTATGGCTCAAACTATAGCTTTAGAGTTATTTAATGGTGTTAAAGTTAATTCTTTAGAATTAGAAAGACAATATATAAAAAATCTTACGAAAAGAGATATTGAAATGCTTTATATAGATGCTTCTGAGATAGTAAGAAGTGCTGACATACTTGAAGTAGATATAGACAAATATTTTAATGATAATAAAACTAATTTTGTACAAGCTGACATATCTTGGATACTTATGGCTAATGCTAAAGATGCTGAAAATGTATATAAAACATTAAAAAATGACATTACTTTATTTGATAAAACAGTGGTAGAGAAAAGTATTTATACCAATGACTATCATTTAGGCTATGTTACAAGAATGGAAATAGATAAAAATATAGCAGATAGAGTATTTACAAATACACAAACTAATATTTTACTATCTCCTATCAATGTTAATGGTGTTTACTATATAGTATTAATTAATGATATAAGACTTCCAGAAAAATACACAGATGTTAATACAGGAGTTTTAAGAGATAGTTATTTAAATGATAATCTTAAAGTATTAATTGAAGCAGAAAAATCTAAACAAGTAGAAGTATTAAAAAATGCTGTTGCCAATAACAATAATTTTGCCGCTTTAAACAATGGAAATATAAAATACTATAAATCTTCAGTACCATTCTCTTATGCTCAAGGGTTAGTAAATGCCACTGATGGAAACGTTATACCAGAGTCATCTAGCCCTATATTTAATAGCACTGTATTTTCTTTGAATGTTGGTGATAAAAGTGAAGTTATAAAATTAAATAATGGAGTTGCTGTTATAAAAGTTTTATCAGAAGAAAAGGCTGATATAAACAAGTTAGCATCATTGGATACGGCTCAAAAAAATGCTGCAAAAAGAGAATTATTAAATTCCTCTGTTGCTAATATTTCTATAGAATGGGAAAACAGAAGCATAGAAGAAGCTAAAATAAAAAGACATAAAGTAAGATAA
- the gyrA gene encoding DNA gyrase subunit A gives MAVKKNNENSEERKYSTLTKDILKRVDHISIENELKESYLNYAMSVIVSRALPDVRDGLKPVHRRILYAMYDANLTHDKPYKKSAATVGEVLARYHPHGDAAVYGTMVRMAQDFSMRYLLVDGQGNFGSVDDDPPAAMRYTEARMTKFAEEMLNDIEKETVKFVPNFDDSRTEPSVLPATVPQLLVNGSMGIAIGMATNMPPHNLKEVVNAIVYYIDHQDTEIKDLMRYIQGPDFPTAGIIYGKEGIKEAYTTGKGRIKLRARLEIEETKKDREAIVVKELPYGVVKTTLHEKIAELVKQGKIEGVADIRDESSNRSGIRLIIELKKGVATQIVLNQLWKHTDLEITFGIINLALVNGEPKVLNLKELIKYFVDHRVEVITKRTEYDLNQAKAKAHILEGLLIAQANIEEVIRIIRQSENTEAARNTLMSKFKLSEKQAQAILDMPLKRLTALEKLKIEQELQQLREFIAYCEDLLAHPEKILAVIKDELKNIAEKYGDDRRSEIIGKTNDTEIDEEDLIHDEDVAVSITTQGFIKRVPASSYRTQGRGGVGVQGGKSQGEHYIEHLFVASTKDYLFIFTDRGKAFWMKVHEIPALTKTSQGKSIKFILNLAPDEKITSYFTVSEFNPKQSIIMVTKMGTIKKMELKHLENAKKRGILALTLENNDELIGVSAVESGDDFIMTTASGLALRINEQKVRNMGRAASGVKGITLDDNDVCVSGNGIHKGESLIVITENGIGKRLSSKQFNAKGRGGKGQIYIKPDNKTGNVVSVKTVGDKDEIMVVTTDDMTIKIKADSIPELGRNAKGVKIVNISDGAKVSDLAVVPADTEK, from the coding sequence ATGGCTGTAAAAAAGAATAATGAGAATAGTGAAGAGAGAAAATATTCCACACTAACAAAAGATATTCTAAAAAGAGTTGATCATATTTCTATAGAAAATGAATTAAAAGAATCTTATTTAAATTATGCTATGAGTGTTATAGTGTCAAGGGCTTTGCCAGATGTAAGAGACGGACTTAAGCCTGTGCATAGAAGAATACTTTATGCGATGTATGATGCTAATTTAACACATGATAAACCATATAAAAAGTCGGCTGCTACGGTTGGGGAAGTGTTGGCACGCTATCACCCGCACGGAGATGCTGCTGTTTACGGCACTATGGTGAGAATGGCACAAGACTTTTCTATGCGTTATTTGCTTGTAGACGGACAGGGTAACTTTGGTTCTGTGGACGATGACCCTCCTGCTGCTATGCGTTATACTGAAGCGAGAATGACTAAATTCGCAGAAGAAATGCTAAACGATATAGAAAAAGAAACTGTTAAATTTGTACCAAACTTCGATGATTCAAGAACAGAGCCTTCTGTGCTTCCTGCAACAGTGCCTCAGCTTTTAGTTAATGGCAGTATGGGTATTGCTATTGGTATGGCTACTAATATGCCTCCTCATAACTTAAAAGAGGTTGTTAATGCTATTGTTTATTATATAGACCATCAAGATACTGAAATTAAAGACTTGATGCGTTATATACAAGGTCCTGATTTCCCTACTGCTGGAATTATATATGGTAAAGAGGGTATTAAAGAGGCTTATACTACTGGTAAGGGAAGAATTAAATTAAGAGCAAGGCTTGAAATAGAAGAGACAAAAAAAGACAGAGAGGCTATTGTTGTAAAAGAGCTTCCTTATGGTGTTGTAAAGACCACTTTGCATGAAAAGATTGCTGAGTTAGTTAAACAAGGTAAAATTGAGGGCGTTGCTGATATTAGAGATGAGTCAAGCAATAGGTCTGGAATTAGGCTTATAATAGAGCTTAAAAAAGGTGTTGCTACTCAGATAGTTTTGAATCAGCTTTGGAAGCATACTGATTTAGAAATTACTTTTGGTATTATAAACCTTGCTTTGGTTAATGGCGAGCCTAAAGTATTAAACTTAAAAGAGCTTATAAAATATTTTGTTGATCACAGAGTTGAAGTAATAACAAAAAGAACAGAATATGATTTAAATCAAGCTAAAGCAAAAGCACATATATTAGAGGGCTTATTAATAGCTCAGGCTAATATTGAAGAGGTTATAAGAATAATTAGGCAGAGCGAAAACACAGAAGCTGCAAGAAACACTTTAATGAGTAAGTTTAAGCTATCAGAAAAACAAGCTCAAGCTATACTCGATATGCCTCTTAAACGTTTAACTGCTTTAGAAAAACTCAAAATAGAACAAGAATTACAACAGTTAAGAGAGTTTATTGCTTATTGTGAAGATTTACTTGCTCACCCAGAAAAGATACTTGCTGTTATTAAAGATGAACTTAAAAACATAGCAGAAAAATACGGCGATGACAGAAGAAGTGAGATAATAGGCAAAACTAATGATACTGAAATTGATGAAGAAGATTTGATTCATGATGAAGATGTGGCAGTATCTATCACTACTCAAGGCTTTATTAAGAGAGTACCTGCTTCAAGCTATCGTACTCAAGGAAGGGGCGGAGTAGGTGTACAAGGCGGTAAATCTCAAGGCGAACATTATATAGAGCATTTATTCGTTGCTTCTACTAAAGATTATTTATTTATATTCACAGACAGAGGTAAGGCTTTCTGGATGAAGGTGCATGAAATTCCTGCTCTCACAAAAACTTCACAAGGTAAGAGCATAAAGTTTATACTCAATTTAGCACCAGATGAAAAGATTACAAGCTACTTTACAGTATCTGAGTTTAACCCTAAACAATCAATTATAATGGTTACTAAGATGGGTACTATTAAGAAAATGGAGCTTAAACATCTTGAGAATGCTAAAAAGAGAGGTATACTTGCTTTAACATTAGAGAATAATGATGAGCTTATAGGGGTATCTGCTGTTGAAAGCGGTGATGACTTTATTATGACTACTGCTTCTGGTCTTGCTTTGAGAATAAATGAGCAGAAAGTAAGAAACATGGGAAGAGCTGCTTCTGGTGTTAAGGGTATTACTTTAGATGATAATGATGTTTGTGTATCTGGAAACGGCATACATAAAGGCGAGTCATTAATAGTTATCACTGAGAATGGTATAGGTAAAAGACTTTCTTCTAAACAATTTAATGCTAAAGGAAGAGGCGGAAAAGGTCAGATTTATATTAAGCCTGATAATAAAACAGGAAATGTAGTTAGTGTAAAAACTGTAGGCGACAAAGATGAGATAATGGTTGTTACTACAGATGACATGACTATAAAGATAAAGGCTGATTCTATACCAGAGTTAGGAAGAAACGCTAAGGGTGTAAAAATAGTTAATATTTCTGACGGTGCTAAAGTAAGTGATTTGGCTGTAGTGCCTGCAGATACTGAAAAATAA
- a CDS encoding CAP domain-containing protein, which translates to MKKISLIMIFILISAFALHADVIEDEVFRLINLERSKVSLPPLPNNQRLHSLALYHSDNMAKNKFFSNTDLEGLDSKGRQLKLYPEMVGNITESFTKLDVIPLTDKNAAASIVKNLMNTPDYKKVILSKDFNSMGVGASKRGVGVYTTVTLANIIAESVNFKPEVKYGDDITVQYRILNKAPFTDFKIAVEMADPKAQIVGDDGKTYVGKVIYDVTDAGNTVISKTFKAEYGKGEYKVSLLYKGEHFSSNTRTITVK; encoded by the coding sequence ATGAAAAAAATTAGCTTAATAATGATTTTTATATTAATATCAGCTTTTGCATTACATGCAGATGTTATTGAAGATGAAGTATTTAGATTAATCAATTTAGAGAGAAGCAAAGTATCTCTTCCACCACTTCCAAACAATCAAAGATTGCATTCTTTAGCACTTTATCATAGTGATAATATGGCTAAAAATAAATTCTTCAGCAACACTGATTTAGAAGGTCTTGACTCTAAAGGCAGACAGTTAAAATTATATCCAGAAATGGTTGGAAATATTACAGAAAGTTTCACAAAGTTAGATGTTATACCATTAACTGATAAAAATGCTGCTGCAAGTATTGTGAAAAATTTAATGAATACACCAGACTACAAAAAAGTAATATTATCAAAAGATTTTAATTCTATGGGAGTTGGTGCTTCAAAAAGAGGTGTTGGAGTATATACTACTGTAACTTTAGCAAATATTATAGCTGAGTCTGTTAATTTTAAGCCTGAAGTAAAATATGGTGATGATATTACTGTGCAATATAGAATATTAAATAAAGCACCATTTACTGATTTTAAGATAGCTGTTGAAATGGCTGACCCTAAGGCTCAAATAGTTGGAGATGACGGTAAAACTTATGTAGGTAAAGTAATATATGATGTTACAGATGCAGGCAACACTGTTATAAGCAAAACATTTAAAGCAGAATATGGTAAAGGCGAATATAAAGTTTCATTACTATATAAAGGTGAACATTTCTCAAGCAATACAAGAACTATAACAGTTAAATAA
- a CDS encoding biopolymer transporter ExbD, producing MKFRHRFTIKKGIDLTPMMDIVFNLLIFFMIGATIMQTPQIEISLPKSTSAVGKEKNENIIITISKEGSIYVNEEAVNDIDGYLNNLAKVEGELAKPVEIRSDEDVRTQVLISVIDSVKNAGFTRLGIATDTKNNN from the coding sequence ATGAAGTTTAGACATAGGTTTACAATAAAAAAAGGCATAGATTTAACTCCTATGATGGATATAGTATTTAACTTACTAATATTTTTTATGATAGGAGCTACAATCATGCAAACTCCTCAAATAGAAATTAGTTTACCTAAGTCTACTTCAGCTGTAGGCAAAGAAAAAAATGAAAATATAATAATAACTATATCCAAAGAAGGCAGCATATACGTTAATGAAGAGGCAGTAAACGATATAGACGGATATCTTAATAATTTAGCAAAAGTTGAAGGAGAATTAGCTAAGCCTGTAGAGATAAGGTCAGATGAAGATGTTAGAACTCAGGTTTTAATATCTGTAATAGACAGTGTAAAAAATGCTGGTTTTACAAGATTAGGTATAGCAACAGATACTAAAAATAATAATTAA